One Burkholderia vietnamiensis LMG 10929 genomic window, GAGTTTGGGGTTGCGGCCGTCGTTATCGCTCAAGAACTGTCCAATTAAGGCGTATCGTCGCGATCGCTCAGGATCATTGGATAATGCAATGTAATCCAATTGATCGGAAGCAGGCGGCCCTTTGAATCCATCCCGCAAGAAAGAGGCTGCCATCACGTCCCCAGAACTCGCGCCTTGCTGAAACACCTTTACAGATTCACTGTAAAGTTTGTCCGTTTTTAAATCGATCGCTAAAGTCGTCGCCGCGTTGCCAAACCCTTGGTCAGCCGCACATCGACGCATCTGGCGCGCGATATCTGGAGCCTTGTCATGAGGAGCCAGCAACTCGGCAACATACGCCTGCGCCTCCGGGTTCCCAAGATCGGCCGCCTTCCGGAAATACCGCAGTGCCGTCTCGGCATCCTGCCCCAGTCCATATCCGGTTTCGAGATAGTGACCGATGTCGTAGTAGCCCGATGGGATGCCTTGTTGGATCAGTCGCACGGCAAGCGCGACCGTTTCCTTCGGTGCATCGGGTGAACCGGCCAAACCGTCGGAAATCAGCGACTGGAGATTCTGATTGACCTTGTAGTGTCCATGTGCCGCCGCGATCCGGTAATAGCGCGCCACCTCGTTGAAATCTTTCGTGCCGTCCTGCTTCTCCAAAAAGCGCGCGTAGAGAAACAGGCCCTCTGCCTGCGGATCAAGCGGCGGCAGGTGATCCGCCTGATGCGTGCAGCTGAAAGCGAGATTCGTGCGCACGGCGCTCATGTCGGGCAAAGCGGTCCCCGGCGGTTCCTTTTTCGAGCAGGCGCAGGCAACCAAGGAAAGCCCAATGATGATGGCGTATCGATTCATGAATCAGTCGGAACGGGCGATCGTGTTCGAAGCTCGCATGAAGGCCACGAGCGACGCGTATGGCTGTTGGGCCACCATTTTGTCGCATCTATTTCACACCTACCACCGCCGCCGCGAATGCGGCATCGCCAACACACCGCCTGGCGCATCTCAATCAAATCCATCCATCGTCGTTCCACGCCCACGTGCTGAATCCACTCACTGCCACAAAGCGATTCACCACCGTCCGATTCAGCGGAATCCCCTGCCGAGATTCGAACGACTTTCCAGCCCGCCGCACGATCGGCCATACCAACAACCGCGCCCCACCCTCAACCGAACGCAGGCGCCCCACCTGTCGCATCCATCCATATCCACGTCGCATACGGATAAAACCTCCGCGCCCCGCCCGCCGTTAACGCGTTGGTAACCCCGGCGCCCCGAGCTTCGACGCGGCGCCCGTCGTCGTTCGTGATCCGTCATCCACATCGCCCGTCGGCCGCCGTTCGACCGCCGGCAAGGGAACGTCATGCGCAAACTCAGCATCCGCGGCGGCCTCGTCGCGACCATCGCCGGCTACACCGTGCTGCTCCTGCTGGTGGTCGGCGCCTGCATCGCCGCGCTCTACGCGGGCAACCATTCGCTCGAGGCGATGTACCGTGACGACACCGCGTCGCTGCTGCATCTGAAAACCAGCTCCGAGCGGATGCTCGTGCTGCGCGAACGCGTGAGCGACGTCGCGCAGATCATCAGCGCCGGCCAGCCGGCCAACGCCGAAATCGCGCAGCTCCATACGCTGCTCCAGCAAAGCAACGACGAGCTCGACGCGTACACGCGACTGCACGCCCGCGACGCCGACGAGCAGGCGCTGTTCGACACGCTGCAATCACGTCGCCGCACGCTGCTCGATCAGGTGTTCCTCAAGGCGATGTCGCAGCTCGACCACGACAACGCCTTCGACTTCCTCGAAACGCACCGCACCGCGCCGCCCGGCCTGTTCACCGCCTATCAGCAGGCGATCGACGCGCTCGAATCGTTCCAGGTCACGCGCCAGAAGGCGCGCTACGACGCAGCCGGCGCGCGCTTTCACCGGATCGTCTGGGCGATGGCGAGCGTCGCCGCGTTCGCGCTGCTGGTCGGCTTCGTCGCGCAGCGCGTGCTCGCGAAGGCGATCATCGAGCCCATCCATCTGGCCGTCGATCAGTTCGACCGGATCTCCAAAGGCGATCTGACCGGCGCGGTCGCGATCCGCGGCGAAAACGAAATGGCCTATCTGCTGAAGGCGTTGAAGCGCATGCAGGCCGGCCTCGTCGACACCGTGACCCAGGTACGCACGAGCACGGAGACGATCGTCGGCGACGTGCGCACGATCGCGAGCGGCAACGTCGATCTGTCCACGCGCACCGAACAGCAGGCCGTCTCGCTGCAGCAAGCTGCGGCAAGCGTGGAGCAGTTGACCGCGACGGTGCGCCAGAACGCGGACAACGCGCGCGATGCCCGCACCTACGCGCAGGGTGCGGCCGGCATCGCGGCGCGCGGCGGCGACGCGATGCGGCGCGTCGTCGAAACGATGTCGGCGATCTCCACCAGCTCCGCGCGGATCTCCGGCATCGTCGGCGTGATCGAAAGCATCGCGTTCCAGACCAACATCCTCGCGCTGAACGCCGCCGTCGAAGCCGCGCGGGCAGGCGAACAGGGCCGCGGCTTCGCGGTCGTCGCGACCGAGGTGCGCGGGCTCGCGCAGCGCTGCGCGTCGGCGGCGAAGGAAATCCGTGAACTGATCGGCAACTCCGCGCAGCGTGTCGAGGACGGCAGCGCGCTCGTCGCGCTCGCCGGTTCGGCGATGACCGAACTCGTCACCGCGGTCGAGCGCGTCAACGCGATCATGAGCGAGACCAGCACCGCGTTCGACGAGCAGACCGCCGGCATCGAGCAGGTGAACGCGGCCGTGATCCAGATGGAACAGACGATGCAGCGCAACGCCGCGCTCGTCGAAGAAGCGGCGGCGGCCGCGCTGTCGCTCGACGATCAGGGCGCGCGGCTGAGCGATGCCGTCGCGCAGTTTCGTCTGCACGGCGCGGCGACGGCCTGATGGCACGCTGATGGCGCGCGAGCGGTGAGCCGTGACCGACAGGCGACGCCCAACCGCGGAACCGGCCGCGCCGCAGCGCCGCCGCGCACCGCCTCTAGCCGCCGTTCCCCGACAGCCCGTGCATCGGCCGCCGCAGCGCGGCATCGAACGGATTCGTGCGCGGGCCGATCGCGTCGGCCTGGCGCCTGAGCAGTTCGACGACCATCGGCATCCGGTCGTCGCCGAGCCGCGACGCCAGCGTGCCGACGCTCAGCGCGCCGACCGGATAGCCGGTGCGATCGAGGATGGGCACCGCGACGCCGGCCATGCCGTCGAGCACGCCGCTGTTGCGACCCGCGTAGCCGAGCTCGCGCACGCGCTCGATCTCGGTGCGCAGATACACCTCGTCGAGCACGCCGTAGCCGCGGATACGCGGCACGTTGAAGCGGATCACCTCCTCGCGCTCGGCTTCCGGCAGGAACGCGAGGATCGCGAGGCTGCCCTGCCCGACGCCGAGTGCGATACGCCCGCCGATGTCGCCGGTAAACGACCGGATCGGAAATGGCCCTTCGCACAAGTCCAGACACACCGCGTCGAAGCCGCTCTTCACGAGCAGGAAGATCGTCTCGCCGAGGCTCGCGCACAGCCGCAGCAACGCGGGCCGGCACAGCGTGCGCATGCTGCTCGGATTGCCGGCCAGCGCGGCGAGCGCGAAGAACTCGACGCTCAACCGATACAGCTTCGATTGTTCGTCCTGCTCGACCATGCGCTCGGCGATCAGCGACTGCAGGATGCGATGCGCGGTGCCTTGCGTGAGGCCGACGGCCTTCGCGAGGTGCGTGACGCGCACGCCGTCCTGCTGCATGCCCGCCAGCGCGCGCAGGATCGCGAACGCACGCTGCAGCATGCCGACGCCCGCTGCGCCGCTGGCGTCGTCCGGCTGCCGCACGGGCGCTTCCGCCGACGTTCCGCGCGAATCGGGTTCCTGCATACCGGCGCTCCTCGATGATTTCATTGAATGGAACAGGGTGAGCCGCCATTGTGGTCCCGCCGAAAAACCGCGGGCATCCGGGTGTGCACGGGATTGACGTGCGTTTTTCGCGGCACGGCCGCCCTTCATCCAACGGAACGAATCGCACCCGCTTCGTCGATTCATTCCGTTCACCGGAATTTTTCCGAAATTCCTCTCGTTGAGCAGAATTCGAAATTGACGCGCCGAAATATGGCTGGCTAGAGTCCGCGTCAATGACGCACCGGCGCTCCGGTGTGCGAACCGGAGCCTCCCATGTCGTTTCTCACGCTTACGGATCTGACGAAAACGTACGGCGAGCTCACCGCCGTCGCGGACGTCAACCTGTCGGTCGAGCAAGGCGAGTTCGTGTCGCTGCTCGGGCCGTCGGGCTGCGGCAAAACCACGACGCTGCAGATGATCGCCGGTTTCGTCGACGTGACGCGCGGGCGCATCGCGCTCGACGGGCAGGACATCACGCACATGAAGCCGAATCGCCGCGGCCTCGGCATCGTGTTCCAGAGCTATGCGCTGTTTCCGCACATGAGCGTCGAGCAGAACGTGGGCTTCGGCCTCGACATGCGCGGCGTCGACAAGGCCGAGCGCGCGGAGCGCATCCGCGCGGCGCTGTCGCTGGTGCGACTCGATGCGCTCGCGCAGCGTTTTCCGCGCGAGCTGTCCGGCGGGCAGCGGCAGCGCGTCGCGATCGCGCGCGCGGTGGTGATCGAGCCGCCGGTGCTGCTGCTCGACGAGCCGATGTCGAACCTCGACGCGAAGCTGCGCGAGGACATGCAGTTCGAACTGCGCGCGATCCAGCGCAAGATCGGCACGACGACGATCATGGTCACGCACGATCAGTCCGAGGCGCTGTCGATCAGCGACCGCGTGGTCGTGATGGAAGCCGGCCGCATCACGCAGACCGACACGCCGTACCGCGCGTACGAACGCCCGGAGAACCGCTTCGTGTCGCAGTTCATCGGCAAGGCGAACCTGTTGCCGGGCACGGTCGTCGCGCACGACGGCGATGCGATTCGCATCGACCTCGGCCACGATCTCGCCGAGACGGGCCGCACCGCGCATCTGCCGATGCACGAGCGCGACGTGCGCGTCGGCGACGCCGTGTCGGTATGCATCCGCCCCGAGAAGCTGCGGCTGTGCGCGCCGGGCGCGGGCCGCTTCGCCGCGACCGTCACGAGCCGCTTCTTCCTCGGCAGCCAGTGGCTGTACCGCGTGGACAGCGCACTCGGCGAAGTGCTCGTGTGCTGCCAGAACGAAGGCGCGGAGCCACTCGAGGAAGGCGCGCCGGTCGGCGTCGACTGGCACAGCGACGCGGTGCGCGTGATGCGCGGGGAGGCATGAATGGCACAGCCTGCCCGCCCGCTGCCTGCCGATCCCGCGCAACGCGGCACGAGCACGAGCACCAATACGAGCGCCGCTACGCCGCCGGCACGCGCGGCCGCCCCGCGTCCGCCGCGCGCGACGTGGCGCGCCCATGCGCCGCTGTGGCTGATGTGCGCGCCGGCGTTCGCGCTGTTCGCGGCGCTCGTGCTCGCGCCGCTCGCGATGACCTTCGCGCTCACGTTCTACCGCTTCGATCCGGCCACCGGCCCGAGCGCCGCGTTCCAGTTCGGTCACTACGCGGAAGTGCTCGGCTCGTCGTACTTCCACGCGATCTTCGCGCGCACCTTCGGCATCGCCGCGCTGACCACCGCGATCTGCGTCGTGGTCGGCACGCCGGAGGCGTACGTGCTGTCGAAGATGCGCGACCCGTGGCGTTCGCTGTTCCTGCTCGTCATCCTCGCGCCGCTGCTCGTCTCGGTGGTCGTGCGCGCATTCGGCTGGAGCATGCTGCTCAACACGGGCGGCCTCGCGAACCAGGCGCTCGCGCTCGTCGGGCTCGGGCCGTACAAGCTCGAGTACACGACGTTCGCGATCGTGATCGCGCTCGTCCACGTGATGCTGCCGTTCATGGTGATTCCCGTGTGGACGGCCCTGCAACGGCTCGATCCGCAAACCGAGCACGCGGCGCTGTCGCTCGGCGCATCGCCGTTCACGACGCTGCGGCGCATCGTGGTGCCGCAGCTGATGCCCGGCGTGCTGTCGGGCAGCCTGATGGTGTTCGGGCTGTCGGCGAGCGCGTTCGCGATTCCCGGCCTGCTCGGCGGACGCCGGCTGAAGGTTGCGGCCACCGCCGTCTACGACGAATTCCTCGGCTCGCTGAACTGGCCGCTCGGCGCGACCATCGCCGTGCTGCTGCTGGTCGCGAATCTCGTCGTGATGCTCACCTACTACCGCGTGCTCGAACGCCGCTACGCGCGCAGCCTCGGAGGCGCTTCCCGATGAGAAACAACGGCCCTGTCGCGCTGGCGTTCCACACGCTCGTGATCCTGTTCGTGCTCGCGCCGCTCGCGATCGTCGTGCTGGTCGCGTTCACGCCCGACGAAACGCTGACGCTGCCGACGCACGGACTGTCGCTGCGCTGGTTCCGCGCGATCCTCGACTATCCGGACTTCATCACGGCGTTCGCCAACAGCGTGAAGCTCGCGTTCGCGTCGGCGACGCTGTCGCTCGCGCTCGGCCTGCCGGCCGGCCTCGCGATCGGGCGCGCGACGTTCCCCGGCCGCGCGTTCGTGAACGGCCTGCTGCTGTCGCCGCTGGTGATTCCCGGCCTCGTGCTCGGCATCGCGCTGCTGCGCCTGTTCGCGCTGATCGGCGCGACCGGCTCGTTCGCGTGGCTCGTGCTCGCGCACACGATCGTCATCACGCCGTTCGTGATGCGGCTCGTGCTCGCGTCCGTCGCGGGGCTCGACCGCAGCATCGAACAGGCCGCGTGCTCGCTCGGCGCCGACCCGTGGACGATCTTCCGCCGCATCACGCTGCCGATGATCGTGCCGGGCATCACCGGCGGCTGGCTGCTCGCTTTCATCAACAGCTTCGACGAGCTGACGATGTCGATCTTCGTCACGTCGCCGCAGACGGTCACGCTGCCGGTGCGCATGTACATGTACGCGACCGAATCGATCGACCCGATGATGGCGTCGGTGTCGGCGCTCGTCATTTTCATCACCGCCGGCGCGATGCTGCTGCTCGATCGCGTGTACGGCCTGAACCGCATCCTGATCGGCCAACATTGATGACGACTTCCGCTTCCCGCTCCACCGATATCGCCGACGACGGCGCGCAGTTCGTGCGCGTCGCCGAACACGGACGCACGGCGGTCGGGTTCACGCTCGACGGCCGCGCCGCGCAGGCGCTCGCCGGCGACACCGTGCTCACCGCCATCCTCGTCGCGCAGCGTCGCGTGCGCGTGAGCGAATTCAGCGGCCAGCCGCGCGCGGGCTTCTGCCTGATCGGCGCATGCCAGGACTGCTGGGTGCGCACCGAAGCCGGCGCACGGCTGCGCGCGTGCTCCACGCCGATCGCCGAAGGCATGCGCCTCGTGACGACAGCCGTGCAGCCGGCCGCGACCGGAGCCGCGTCGTGACGGCCGCGCTGCAGCCGGTGATCGTCGGCGCGGGGCCGGCGGGCGTGCGCGCGGCCGAGGCGCTGGTCGACGCGGGGCTGCGCCCCGTCGTGATCGACGAGAACGCACGTTGGGGCGGGCAGATCTATCGGCAGCCGCCGGCCGGGCACGCGTTCACGCGCGGCAAGCGCACGCTGTACGGCTTCGACGCCGCGAAGGCCGACGCCGTGCACCGCACCATGGCCGCGCTGCTGCCGCACGTCGACTACCGGCCGAACACGCTCGCGTGGGCGTGCGGCACGGGCCGTATCGACACGCTGCAGGACGGCCGCGAAGTGACGGTGCCGTTTTCGCGCCTGATCGTTGCGAGCGGCGCGACCGACCGCATGCTGCCAGTGCCCGGATGGACGCTCGCGGGCGTCTACACGCTCGGCGGCGCGCAGGTCGCGCTGAAGGCGCAGGGCTGCGCGATCGGCCGCCGCGTCGTGTTCG contains:
- a CDS encoding SEL1-like repeat protein is translated as MNRYAIIIGLSLVACACSKKEPPGTALPDMSAVRTNLAFSCTHQADHLPPLDPQAEGLFLYARFLEKQDGTKDFNEVARYYRIAAAHGHYKVNQNLQSLISDGLAGSPDAPKETVALAVRLIQQGIPSGYYDIGHYLETGYGLGQDAETALRYFRKAADLGNPEAQAYVAELLAPHDKAPDIARQMRRCAADQGFGNAATTLAIDLKTDKLYSESVKVFQQGASSGDVMAASFLRDGFKGPPASDQLDYIALSNDPERSRRYALIGQFLSDNDGRNPKLPDIDKIVPLPPAKLPRWDGTFEWQKEQDAAASPPKPSEATVDAMAKAYNLDPKTGFPL
- a CDS encoding methyl-accepting chemotaxis protein; translated protein: MRKLSIRGGLVATIAGYTVLLLLVVGACIAALYAGNHSLEAMYRDDTASLLHLKTSSERMLVLRERVSDVAQIISAGQPANAEIAQLHTLLQQSNDELDAYTRLHARDADEQALFDTLQSRRRTLLDQVFLKAMSQLDHDNAFDFLETHRTAPPGLFTAYQQAIDALESFQVTRQKARYDAAGARFHRIVWAMASVAAFALLVGFVAQRVLAKAIIEPIHLAVDQFDRISKGDLTGAVAIRGENEMAYLLKALKRMQAGLVDTVTQVRTSTETIVGDVRTIASGNVDLSTRTEQQAVSLQQAAASVEQLTATVRQNADNARDARTYAQGAAGIAARGGDAMRRVVETMSAISTSSARISGIVGVIESIAFQTNILALNAAVEAARAGEQGRGFAVVATEVRGLAQRCASAAKEIRELIGNSAQRVEDGSALVALAGSAMTELVTAVERVNAIMSETSTAFDEQTAGIEQVNAAVIQMEQTMQRNAALVEEAAAAALSLDDQGARLSDAVAQFRLHGAATA
- a CDS encoding IclR family transcriptional regulator — protein: MQEPDSRGTSAEAPVRQPDDASGAAGVGMLQRAFAILRALAGMQQDGVRVTHLAKAVGLTQGTAHRILQSLIAERMVEQDEQSKLYRLSVEFFALAALAGNPSSMRTLCRPALLRLCASLGETIFLLVKSGFDAVCLDLCEGPFPIRSFTGDIGGRIALGVGQGSLAILAFLPEAEREEVIRFNVPRIRGYGVLDEVYLRTEIERVRELGYAGRNSGVLDGMAGVAVPILDRTGYPVGALSVGTLASRLGDDRMPMVVELLRRQADAIGPRTNPFDAALRRPMHGLSGNGG
- a CDS encoding ABC transporter ATP-binding protein produces the protein MSFLTLTDLTKTYGELTAVADVNLSVEQGEFVSLLGPSGCGKTTTLQMIAGFVDVTRGRIALDGQDITHMKPNRRGLGIVFQSYALFPHMSVEQNVGFGLDMRGVDKAERAERIRAALSLVRLDALAQRFPRELSGGQRQRVAIARAVVIEPPVLLLDEPMSNLDAKLREDMQFELRAIQRKIGTTTIMVTHDQSEALSISDRVVVMEAGRITQTDTPYRAYERPENRFVSQFIGKANLLPGTVVAHDGDAIRIDLGHDLAETGRTAHLPMHERDVRVGDAVSVCIRPEKLRLCAPGAGRFAATVTSRFFLGSQWLYRVDSALGEVLVCCQNEGAEPLEEGAPVGVDWHSDAVRVMRGEA
- a CDS encoding ABC transporter permease; translated protein: MAQPARPLPADPAQRGTSTSTNTSAATPPARAAAPRPPRATWRAHAPLWLMCAPAFALFAALVLAPLAMTFALTFYRFDPATGPSAAFQFGHYAEVLGSSYFHAIFARTFGIAALTTAICVVVGTPEAYVLSKMRDPWRSLFLLVILAPLLVSVVVRAFGWSMLLNTGGLANQALALVGLGPYKLEYTTFAIVIALVHVMLPFMVIPVWTALQRLDPQTEHAALSLGASPFTTLRRIVVPQLMPGVLSGSLMVFGLSASAFAIPGLLGGRRLKVAATAVYDEFLGSLNWPLGATIAVLLLVANLVVMLTYYRVLERRYARSLGGASR
- a CDS encoding ABC transporter permease, with the protein product MRNNGPVALAFHTLVILFVLAPLAIVVLVAFTPDETLTLPTHGLSLRWFRAILDYPDFITAFANSVKLAFASATLSLALGLPAGLAIGRATFPGRAFVNGLLLSPLVIPGLVLGIALLRLFALIGATGSFAWLVLAHTIVITPFVMRLVLASVAGLDRSIEQAACSLGADPWTIFRRITLPMIVPGITGGWLLAFINSFDELTMSIFVTSPQTVTLPVRMYMYATESIDPMMASVSALVIFITAGAMLLLDRVYGLNRILIGQH
- a CDS encoding (2Fe-2S)-binding protein, which encodes MTTSASRSTDIADDGAQFVRVAEHGRTAVGFTLDGRAAQALAGDTVLTAILVAQRRVRVSEFSGQPRAGFCLIGACQDCWVRTEAGARLRACSTPIAEGMRLVTTAVQPAATGAAS